A window of the Phaseolus vulgaris cultivar G19833 chromosome 5, P. vulgaris v2.0, whole genome shotgun sequence genome harbors these coding sequences:
- the LOC137835325 gene encoding uncharacterized protein: MARRPPTPPPPVHMPNLARAIEMMETTLQQQSAIMAQQHQAALHQLEIARLAAEASQLHQQPHTFSLEDFLRHNPPRFNGKVNPDGADQWVRDIERIFEATQCPEERKLSYVIYVLTEEAEFWWIGMKQMMEDKGEDATWENFKVRFLEEYFPDNVRYAKEIEFMQLEQGNLSITEYATRFKHLARFYTQTMTEAWRCRKFEFGLKQELKEVVIPMSIRDFPALVEKAKVVESLKNSSRLAKPQVGGPSKSMPKYEDRKKPYFKPQSYSSGRPSSQSPSSFRCFRCGGPHVVRFCPHPVSNVACDRCHRYGHATKDCRVQSGAPNSGGVQQVQQNSNKKPKATGRVFAISGVEASQSDILVRGICSILGTQLSVLFDSGATHSFISFDCSKKLKLPV, encoded by the coding sequence atggcacgtagaccacctactcctcctccaccagtacatatgcccaacttagctcgGGCAATAGAGATGATGGAAACAACTTTACAACAACAAAGTGCTATTATGGCACAACAGCATCAGGCcgcccttcatcaattagaaatagctagattagcagcagaagcatctcagcttcatcaacaaccccatacttttagtctggaggattttctgagacacaatccacccagatttaatggcaaggtaaatccagatggagcagaccagtgggtgagagacatagaaagaatctttgaagctactcaatgccctgaagagagaaagttatccTATGTCATTTATGTACTAACTGAAGAAGCTGAATTCTGGTGGATAggcatgaagcaaatgatggaagacaaaggagaagatgccacttgggagaacttcaaagtaagattcctggaggagtattttcctgataatgtcaggtatgcaaaagaaattgaattcatgcagTTGGAACAAGGAAATCTTTCAATCACTGAGtatgctactaggttcaaacacctagctagattctacacccagaccatgactgaggcttggagatgtagaaaatttgagtttgggttgaagcaagaacttaaagaagtggtgattcctatgtctattagagatttccctgctctagtggagaaagcaaaagtagtggagagtttgaaaaatagtagcagacttgctaagcctcaagtgggaggaccttctaaaagcatgcctaaatatgaagatagaaagaaaccttatttcaaacctcaatcttatagcaGTGGAAGACCCAGTTCTCAATCACCATCTAGTTTCAGATGTTTTAGATGCGGTGGGCCACATGTTGTTAGATTTTGCCCTCATCCAGTGTCAAATGTGGCATGTGATAGATGTCACAGGTATGGTCATGCAACAAAAGACTGTCGTGTCCAATCGGGAGCTCCAAATTCTGGCGGAGTGCAGCaagtacaacaaaatagtaataaaaaacccAAAGCTACTGGCAGAGTTTTTGCTATTAGTGGAGTTGAAGCTTCACAGTCTGATATccttgttagaggtatttgttctatccttggaacacagttatctgtattgtttgattctggggcaacccattcttttatatcttttgattgttctaagaaacttaagttgccagtctga